From a region of the Agromyces ramosus genome:
- a CDS encoding glycosyl hydrolase family 95 catalytic domain-containing protein: MILEFDPQRRLVLQLGGVLAMAPLLGDLLRPGAASAAVPMQARAARAAAGSALGAPSLSRKSLWYGLPATDWESQALPIGNGRLGGMLFGNPDEEVVQFNEQSLWGGVNDYDNALMGQPDGAFDTSMTGFGSYRDFGALTVSFAARPKVTFPGGPYKSSASETVEKSYDGNSRTKWCIDGPPSSVEWRVELPDATVVSSYSLTSANDVAARDPQNWTFAGSTDGVSWTALDTRAIAPFESRFQVKQFSFSNTTAYRFYRFIFLPKAGVSHFQVAEIGLTGVSLAGGSLIYVSSPSGDSDGTGDGADLARTVDGDVSTAWKVAEPGSRVQWQLDLPAAVVASSYVLTSAADSPGHDPRRWSLEASHDGQAWVALDTQTAGSFAARGEAKTFTFANTTAYASYRLTFATSSPTTPFAIGAVAIVGASFDSRTQRAAVDYRRALDPAVGVHVTWFAGTAGRVKREAFASRTADVMVLRYTTDSAAGLSGTISLASAQADAPTVVEAGGTQLSFQGVMGNGLAHACSVRVAEADGEVTAAGNAVRVTGCTTLTLILDARTDYEMSAADGWRGAAPRPAIDAAIAAASARPYAELRDEHTAEVSELMSRASVNWGDTDDEVSALSTSQRLARYATGKADPTLEQAMFDYGRYLLLSSSRPGGLPANLQGLWNNSNQPPWASDYHTNINIQMNYWGAETTNLSESHTALIDFVQQVAVPSRVATRNAFGQETRGWTARTSQSIFGGNSWEWNTVASAWYAQHAYEHWAFTQDRDYLREVGYPMIKEICQFWEDRLEERPDGTLVAPDGWSPEHGPREDGVMYDQQIIWDLFQNYLDCADALEIDADYRATIADLQARLAPNKIGRWGQLQEWQNDLDDPNDIHRHTSHLFAVYPGRQITSATPEFAAAALVSLKARCGEKDGVPFSEGTVSGDSRRSWTWPWRAALFARLGDAQRARFMLRGLLSYNTLPNLFGNHPPFQMDGNFGITGAVAEMLLQSHEQVIHLLPACPDEWKGDGSFTGLRARGGYEVSAAWHDGVVTSYDVVADRAPNQGTVIVRVNGRDMKVKPANPKTGHAMREIGPAS, translated from the coding sequence ATGATTCTCGAGTTCGATCCGCAACGCCGTCTCGTGCTCCAGCTGGGCGGGGTGCTCGCGATGGCACCACTGCTCGGCGATCTCCTTCGCCCCGGCGCCGCTTCGGCGGCCGTCCCGATGCAGGCGCGCGCGGCCCGCGCCGCCGCCGGCTCCGCGCTGGGCGCGCCGAGCCTCTCGCGGAAGTCCCTCTGGTACGGCCTGCCGGCCACCGACTGGGAGTCGCAGGCGCTGCCGATCGGCAACGGCCGACTGGGCGGCATGCTGTTCGGCAACCCCGACGAAGAGGTCGTGCAGTTCAACGAGCAGAGCCTCTGGGGCGGTGTCAACGATTACGACAACGCCCTCATGGGCCAGCCCGACGGCGCCTTCGACACCAGCATGACGGGCTTCGGCTCCTACCGGGACTTCGGCGCACTGACGGTCTCCTTCGCGGCTCGCCCGAAGGTGACCTTCCCCGGCGGGCCGTACAAGAGCTCGGCATCGGAGACCGTCGAGAAGAGCTACGACGGCAACTCACGCACCAAGTGGTGCATCGACGGCCCTCCCTCGTCGGTGGAGTGGCGAGTGGAGCTTCCCGACGCCACGGTGGTCTCGTCGTACAGCCTCACCAGCGCCAATGACGTCGCCGCCCGCGACCCTCAGAACTGGACGTTCGCCGGCTCCACCGACGGCGTGAGCTGGACGGCGCTCGACACGAGGGCGATCGCGCCCTTCGAGAGTCGATTCCAGGTCAAGCAGTTCAGCTTCTCGAACACGACGGCCTATCGCTTCTACCGCTTCATCTTCCTTCCGAAGGCCGGCGTCAGTCATTTCCAAGTGGCGGAGATCGGACTGACGGGCGTGAGCCTGGCCGGCGGCTCGCTCATCTACGTGTCCTCCCCCAGCGGCGACTCCGACGGCACCGGCGACGGCGCCGACCTCGCGCGCACGGTCGACGGCGACGTGAGCACCGCGTGGAAGGTTGCCGAACCCGGGTCCCGCGTGCAGTGGCAGCTCGACCTTCCCGCCGCGGTCGTCGCCTCCTCGTACGTGCTGACGAGCGCCGCCGATTCGCCCGGGCACGATCCGCGCCGGTGGAGCCTCGAGGCCTCGCACGACGGGCAGGCGTGGGTCGCGCTCGACACGCAGACCGCGGGTTCGTTCGCCGCCCGGGGCGAGGCGAAAACGTTCACCTTCGCCAACACGACCGCATACGCTTCGTACCGCCTGACGTTCGCCACGAGCTCGCCGACGACGCCGTTCGCGATCGGCGCCGTGGCGATCGTCGGAGCCTCCTTCGATTCACGCACCCAGCGCGCGGCGGTCGACTATCGGCGGGCCCTCGACCCGGCAGTCGGCGTGCACGTCACGTGGTTCGCCGGCACCGCCGGTCGCGTGAAGCGCGAGGCGTTCGCGAGCCGCACCGCCGATGTCATGGTGCTCCGGTACACGACCGACTCGGCTGCGGGGCTCTCGGGGACGATCAGCCTCGCTTCCGCGCAGGCCGACGCGCCGACCGTCGTCGAGGCCGGCGGAACGCAGCTGTCGTTCCAGGGCGTCATGGGCAACGGACTCGCGCACGCCTGCTCGGTGCGCGTCGCGGAGGCCGACGGCGAGGTCACCGCCGCGGGCAATGCCGTGCGCGTGACCGGATGCACGACACTCACGCTCATCCTCGATGCACGCACCGACTACGAGATGAGCGCGGCCGACGGGTGGCGCGGTGCGGCCCCACGTCCGGCGATCGATGCGGCCATCGCCGCCGCCTCGGCACGACCGTACGCCGAGCTCCGCGACGAGCACACCGCCGAGGTGTCCGAGCTCATGTCGCGAGCCTCGGTCAACTGGGGCGACACCGACGACGAGGTATCCGCGCTCTCGACGAGCCAGCGGCTGGCGCGCTACGCCACGGGCAAGGCCGACCCGACGCTCGAACAGGCGATGTTCGACTACGGCCGCTACCTCCTCCTCAGCTCCTCGCGCCCCGGCGGGCTGCCCGCGAACCTGCAGGGCCTCTGGAACAACAGCAACCAGCCGCCGTGGGCGTCCGACTATCACACCAACATCAACATCCAGATGAACTACTGGGGCGCCGAGACCACGAACCTCTCCGAGAGCCACACGGCGCTCATCGACTTCGTGCAGCAGGTGGCGGTGCCGAGCCGGGTGGCGACCCGCAACGCGTTCGGGCAGGAGACCCGAGGGTGGACGGCTCGCACGTCGCAGAGCATCTTCGGCGGCAACTCGTGGGAGTGGAACACCGTTGCGAGCGCGTGGTACGCCCAGCACGCCTACGAGCACTGGGCGTTCACTCAAGACCGCGACTACCTGCGCGAGGTCGGGTACCCGATGATCAAGGAGATCTGCCAGTTCTGGGAGGACCGCCTCGAAGAGCGTCCCGACGGGACGCTCGTCGCGCCCGACGGGTGGTCGCCCGAGCACGGGCCGCGCGAAGACGGGGTGATGTACGACCAGCAGATCATCTGGGACCTCTTCCAGAACTACCTCGACTGCGCCGACGCGCTCGAGATCGACGCCGACTACCGGGCGACGATCGCCGACCTGCAGGCCCGGCTCGCCCCGAACAAGATCGGTCGCTGGGGTCAGCTGCAGGAATGGCAGAACGACCTCGACGACCCGAACGACATCCACCGGCACACCTCGCATCTCTTCGCGGTGTACCCGGGCCGCCAGATCACGAGTGCGACGCCGGAGTTCGCCGCCGCGGCGCTCGTCTCCCTGAAGGCGCGGTGCGGAGAGAAGGACGGCGTGCCGTTCAGCGAGGGCACCGTCTCCGGTGACAGCCGCCGATCGTGGACCTGGCCGTGGCGCGCCGCGCTCTTCGCCCGCCTCGGCGATGCGCAGCGCGCCCGGTTCATGCTGCGCGGGCTCCTGTCCTACAACACCCTGCCGAACCTGTTCGGCAACCACCCGCCGTTCCAGATGGACGGCAACTTCGGCATCACCGGTGCGGTCGCCGAGATGCTCCTGCAGAGCCACGAGCAGGTCATCCACCTGCTGCCAGCGTGCCCCGACGAGTGGAAGGGCGACGGCTCCTTCACCGGCCTCCGCGCTCGCGGCGGCTACGAGGTCAGCGCCGCCTGGCACGACGGCGTCGTCACGTCATACGACGTCGTGGCCGACCGGGCACCCAACCAGGGCACCGTCATCGTGCGGGTGAATGGCCGCGACATGAAGGTGAAGCCGGCCAATCCGAAGACCGGGCACGCGATGCGGGAGATCGGCCCCGCGAGCTGA
- a CDS encoding Gfo/Idh/MocA family protein, producing MHGIAIVGGGNMGRTHAEAWSRLGLGRDIRYICTPSPGSAFPHAPMARFVTDLDEVLADPAADIVSVCTPTPSHPDLAIRALRAGKSVLLEKPIALTAAEADDVAAAAAESSGILMIAHVVRFFEGYQRVRAEAESGRLGVLRHVRATRLSAAPTWASWIADESRSGGMLVDFAIHDFDQLNLFLGRPVAVTTVPAGPLGRFETTVEYAGGGVGEVVTCAEMPPGTRFSSSLEVTGDADTASFQYPDAAHDDPFARQAAYFLGCVDERIQPEYCPTGSAVVALRVALAASDSLRAGSTVELD from the coding sequence ATGCACGGCATCGCCATCGTGGGCGGTGGCAACATGGGCCGCACCCACGCCGAGGCGTGGTCGCGCCTCGGCCTCGGCCGAGACATCCGGTACATCTGCACCCCGTCGCCCGGCAGCGCCTTCCCGCATGCGCCGATGGCCCGATTCGTCACCGATCTCGACGAAGTGCTCGCCGACCCCGCGGCCGACATCGTGTCCGTCTGCACGCCGACCCCCTCGCATCCCGACCTGGCCATCCGTGCCCTCCGCGCCGGGAAGAGCGTGCTGCTCGAGAAGCCGATCGCCCTCACCGCCGCCGAGGCCGACGACGTCGCGGCGGCGGCCGCGGAGAGCAGCGGGATCCTGATGATCGCGCACGTCGTGCGATTCTTCGAGGGCTACCAGCGGGTGCGCGCCGAGGCGGAGTCGGGACGACTCGGCGTGCTCCGGCACGTGCGCGCGACCCGGCTCTCGGCAGCGCCGACGTGGGCGTCGTGGATCGCCGACGAGTCGAGATCGGGGGGCATGCTCGTCGACTTCGCCATCCACGACTTCGACCAGCTGAACCTGTTCCTCGGTCGCCCGGTCGCCGTCACGACCGTGCCGGCCGGCCCGCTCGGGCGGTTCGAGACGACCGTCGAGTACGCGGGCGGCGGGGTCGGCGAGGTCGTGACGTGCGCCGAGATGCCGCCCGGCACGCGCTTCTCCAGTTCGCTCGAGGTCACGGGTGATGCGGACACCGCCTCGTTCCAGTATCCGGATGCCGCGCACGACGACCCGTTCGCGCGCCAGGCCGCGTACTTCCTCGGCTGCGTCGACGAGCGAATCCAGCCCGAGTACTGCCCGACGGGGTCGGCGGTCGTCGCCCTCCGGGTCGCGCTCGCGGCGAGCGACTCGCTCCGGGCCGGCAGCACCGTCGAGCTCGACTGA
- a CDS encoding amino acid ABC transporter permease: MSTARTNPASYLYEPPGPRGRRNIMIGSVVSALALLGVVALGLWQFGSHGQLDADKWLPFTEWAIWEYLLVGLLGTLAAAAIVAVLGSLFGIVLALGRMSRVRVIRWVSTGYIEIARTVPVLLLIYLMLFGLPQLGINLPTLWKLVIPLTFATAAVFAEIVRAGVLSLPKGQNEAALSLGMRPHQAMRLVVLPQALRNVTPSLVSQLVSLLKDTSLGFIVAYTELLYRGQVLSAFNHLLIQTFLVVTLIYLVVNGSLSAVASRLQRPGRKRMPVPQPVATLAATMPHAEFPLTDGERHVPAAATSSAPAPTLKDPS, encoded by the coding sequence ATGAGCACGGCGCGCACGAACCCCGCTTCCTACCTCTACGAGCCGCCCGGTCCGCGTGGCCGCCGCAACATCATGATCGGCTCGGTGGTGAGTGCCCTCGCGCTCCTCGGCGTGGTCGCTCTCGGCCTCTGGCAGTTCGGCTCCCACGGCCAGCTCGATGCCGACAAGTGGCTCCCCTTCACCGAGTGGGCCATCTGGGAGTACCTCCTCGTCGGACTCCTCGGCACGCTCGCGGCCGCGGCGATCGTCGCCGTGCTGGGCTCGCTCTTCGGCATCGTGCTCGCGCTCGGCCGGATGAGCCGCGTGCGGGTCATCCGCTGGGTCTCCACCGGCTACATCGAGATCGCCCGCACCGTTCCCGTGCTGCTGCTCATCTACCTCATGCTCTTCGGCCTCCCGCAGCTCGGCATCAACCTGCCCACGCTGTGGAAGCTCGTGATCCCGCTCACCTTCGCGACGGCGGCGGTCTTCGCCGAGATCGTTCGCGCCGGCGTCCTGAGCCTGCCGAAGGGCCAGAACGAGGCGGCGCTCAGCCTCGGCATGCGCCCGCACCAGGCGATGCGCCTCGTCGTGCTGCCGCAGGCGCTGCGGAACGTGACGCCCTCGCTCGTGAGCCAGCTGGTGAGCCTCCTGAAGGACACGTCGCTCGGCTTCATCGTGGCCTACACCGAACTGCTCTACCGCGGGCAGGTGCTCTCCGCGTTCAACCACCTGCTCATCCAGACCTTCCTCGTGGTCACCCTCATCTACCTCGTGGTGAACGGCAGCCTGTCGGCGGTCGCGTCACGCCTGCAGCGACCGGGACGCAAGCGGATGCCGGTACCGCAGCCGGTCGCGACCCTCGCCGCGACGATGCCGCACGCCGAGTTCCCGCTCACCGACGGCGAACGACACGTGCCCGCGGCAGCAACCTCCTCCGCGCCGGCTCCGACCCTGAAAGATCCCTCGTGA
- a CDS encoding amino acid ABC transporter permease: protein MDILIENFGPLLEALGTTLMMAVVAGIGSLILGVLVTVARVSPIPILRAAAFGYVQFFINVPLLALLILAVFALPDAGLILPLTPTAIIVLIVYEAAYVAEAVRSGVNTVGVGQIEASRAIGLSLGQSLRYVVIPQAMRAVVQPLGNVMIALAMNTALAAAVGVVELTSRVNKVNLVYAQPIEIFTGAGLVYMAIALAIGLGTGWVERKVAIVR from the coding sequence ATGGACATCCTCATCGAGAACTTCGGGCCCCTGCTCGAGGCGCTCGGAACCACGCTCATGATGGCGGTCGTCGCCGGCATCGGCTCCCTGATCCTCGGGGTGCTGGTGACCGTCGCGCGGGTGAGCCCGATCCCGATCCTCCGGGCGGCCGCCTTCGGCTACGTGCAGTTCTTCATCAATGTGCCGCTCCTGGCGCTGCTGATCCTCGCGGTGTTCGCGCTGCCGGATGCCGGCCTGATCCTGCCGCTGACGCCCACCGCGATCATCGTGCTCATCGTCTACGAGGCCGCCTACGTGGCCGAGGCCGTGCGCAGCGGCGTGAACACGGTGGGCGTCGGCCAGATCGAGGCCAGCCGGGCGATCGGCCTGTCGCTCGGGCAGTCGCTCCGCTACGTCGTGATCCCGCAGGCGATGCGCGCCGTCGTGCAGCCGCTCGGCAACGTGATGATCGCCCTCGCGATGAACACCGCGCTCGCCGCGGCCGTCGGCGTCGTCGAGCTGACGTCGCGGGTGAACAAGGTGAACCTCGTCTACGCGCAGCCGATCGAGATCTTCACCGGCGCGGGTCTCGTGTACATGGCCATCGCGCTCGCGATCGGCCTCGGCACCGGATGGGTGGAACGAAAGGTGGCGATCGTCCGATGA
- a CDS encoding histidine phosphatase family protein: MHIALIRHGQTDWNLALRMQGRTDIPLNDTGREQARVAASVLANEPWDVVVSSPLGRARETAEIIAATLGVPLGASYDELVEQDFGVAEGTHVAELETRWPDRDFAGKEPDDAVGPRGIRGLERIALDHPRARVLAVAHGTLIRYTLAAITGHETWHYPKLDNASSSLVRFTDASWRVLTVGGADIAEVLPPLDERPEALPLAG; encoded by the coding sequence ATGCACATCGCCCTCATCCGCCACGGACAGACCGACTGGAACCTCGCGTTGCGCATGCAGGGGCGCACCGACATCCCGCTCAACGACACGGGTCGCGAGCAGGCGCGCGTCGCGGCATCCGTGCTCGCGAACGAGCCGTGGGACGTCGTCGTGAGCTCACCGCTCGGGCGCGCGCGAGAGACGGCCGAGATCATCGCGGCGACGCTCGGCGTGCCGCTCGGAGCGAGCTACGACGAACTCGTCGAGCAGGACTTCGGGGTCGCAGAGGGCACGCACGTCGCCGAGCTCGAGACCCGGTGGCCCGACCGCGACTTCGCCGGCAAGGAGCCCGACGATGCCGTCGGGCCTCGCGGCATCCGCGGCCTCGAGCGCATCGCCCTCGACCACCCCCGCGCCCGAGTGCTCGCAGTCGCGCACGGCACGCTGATCCGCTACACGCTCGCCGCGATCACCGGGCACGAGACGTGGCACTACCCCAAGCTCGACAACGCGTCGTCGTCGTTGGTCCGGTTCACGGATGCCTCGTGGCGCGTGCTCACCGTCGGCGGCGCCGACATCGCCGAGGTGCTGCCGCCGCTCGACGAGCGCCCCGAGGCGCTGCCGCTCGCCGGCTGA
- a CDS encoding amino acid ABC transporter ATP-binding protein, with translation MAAQLEHRDADASAASTTAMVSMRAVNKHFGALHVLRDIDLDVAPREVVVVVGPSGSGKSTLCRTINRLEPIDSGEIRVDGERLPVEGPGLANLRAEVGMVFQSFNLFADRTILDNLTLAPTKVRKVKRAAAEAEALSLLDRVGIADKAGHFPAQLSGGQQQRAAIARALAMHPKVMLFDEPTSALDPEMINEVLDVMVDLAREGMTMIVVTHEMGFARRAADRVVFMDQGRIVEQNTPAAFFDAPQTDRARSFLASVLTH, from the coding sequence ATGGCCGCCCAGCTTGAACACCGAGATGCGGACGCGAGCGCCGCGTCGACGACCGCCATGGTGAGCATGCGAGCCGTCAACAAGCACTTCGGTGCCCTGCACGTGCTCCGCGACATCGACCTCGACGTGGCGCCCCGCGAGGTCGTGGTGGTGGTGGGGCCGTCCGGGTCGGGCAAGTCCACCCTCTGCCGCACGATCAACCGGCTCGAGCCCATCGACTCCGGCGAGATCCGGGTCGACGGCGAGAGGCTCCCCGTCGAGGGCCCCGGCCTCGCGAACCTCCGCGCCGAGGTCGGCATGGTGTTCCAGTCGTTCAACCTCTTCGCCGACCGCACCATCCTCGACAACCTCACCCTCGCTCCGACCAAGGTGCGGAAGGTGAAGCGCGCCGCCGCGGAGGCCGAGGCCCTGTCGCTCCTCGACCGCGTCGGCATCGCCGACAAGGCCGGGCACTTCCCCGCCCAGCTCTCGGGAGGCCAGCAGCAGCGCGCCGCCATCGCCCGTGCCCTGGCGATGCACCCGAAGGTGATGCTCTTCGACGAGCCGACCTCCGCGCTCGACCCCGAGATGATCAACGAGGTGCTCGACGTCATGGTCGACCTCGCGCGCGAAGGCATGACGATGATCGTCGTCACCCACGAGATGGGCTTCGCCCGTCGAGCCGCCGACCGCGTCGTCTTCATGGACCAGGGCCGCATCGTGGAGCAGAACACGCCCGCCGCATTCTTCGACGCGCCGCAGACCGATCGGGCGCGCTCATTCCTGGCCTCCGTGCTGACGCATTAG
- a CDS encoding glutamate ABC transporter substrate-binding protein has translation MSVTSMRRKLPLAGAVLTAFALTLTACSSGSGSAAVPGESSDSGSGSETSAVFENAPVADDELILPGSTMEAIKERGTLVVAEALDAPLLSQQDPTNPDSVTGFDADLAKLLAIYILGEPNVEIVPPASETREALLANGTVDVVFNTYTITEERAEQVSFAGPYFSSGLAVAVKSDNDDIKGIDDLGGKTVIVGANTPAVTAVPEEQPTATLVDFATDPQAVQALIQGRGDAYVQDYTLLASNAAANDQLKVVGQPFTSEPYGIGLKHDDAEFKEFINTWLLKIQEGGQWGEAWKASLGTVVESDIPTPPAIGSVPGS, from the coding sequence ATGTCAGTCACCTCCATGCGCAGGAAACTGCCTCTCGCAGGGGCCGTCCTCACTGCGTTCGCGCTCACCCTCACGGCCTGCTCGAGCGGATCGGGCTCGGCCGCCGTTCCCGGCGAGTCCTCCGACTCCGGGAGCGGGAGCGAGACCTCGGCGGTCTTCGAGAACGCGCCCGTCGCCGACGACGAGCTCATCCTCCCGGGCTCCACGATGGAGGCCATCAAGGAACGCGGCACGCTCGTCGTCGCCGAGGCCCTCGACGCCCCGCTGCTCTCCCAGCAGGACCCGACGAACCCCGACAGCGTCACCGGGTTCGACGCCGACCTCGCCAAGCTGCTCGCGATCTACATCCTCGGCGAGCCGAACGTCGAGATCGTGCCTCCCGCCTCGGAGACTCGCGAGGCCCTCCTCGCGAACGGCACCGTCGACGTCGTCTTCAACACGTACACCATCACCGAGGAGCGCGCCGAGCAGGTCTCCTTCGCCGGCCCCTACTTCAGCTCGGGCCTCGCCGTGGCGGTGAAGTCCGACAACGACGACATCAAGGGCATCGACGACCTGGGCGGCAAGACGGTCATCGTGGGCGCCAACACGCCTGCTGTCACCGCCGTGCCCGAGGAGCAGCCCACCGCCACGCTCGTGGACTTCGCGACCGACCCGCAGGCGGTGCAGGCGCTGATCCAGGGCCGCGGCGACGCCTACGTGCAGGACTACACCCTGCTCGCCAGCAACGCGGCCGCCAACGACCAGCTCAAGGTCGTGGGCCAGCCCTTCACCTCCGAGCCCTACGGCATCGGCCTCAAGCACGACGACGCCGAGTTCAAGGAGTTCATCAACACCTGGCTGCTGAAGATCCAGGAGGGCGGCCAGTGGGGCGAGGCGTGGAAGGCCAGCCTCGGCACCGTCGTCGAGTCCGACATCCCGACGCCGCCGGCGATCGGCTCGGTCCCCGGCTCCTGA
- a CDS encoding ROK family transcriptional regulator, translating to MTSTFDTVPGLDSSPGGILNLVRSGSSSSRAEIARLAGLAPSTVTARVEQLVRHGYLREAGPGSSRGGRRPTQLEVNPTTGGVIGVDLGARHASFGLFDMAGELLAERHLDMDIADGPERILQWIADVAATMVAEHAAPGQVLRGIGVGLPGPVDFPGRRLVSPSRMPGWNGLDAGARLSELAGVPVIADNDANLMALGEYSSAPDDVKHLVFLKAGSSIGCGVIASGSLYHGFRGMAGDISHVSVPNAPATLCSCGRVGCLDVVAGGAAIVTSLRAAGVEVADTREVLVMAGNGHPLATQMLREAGTRTGGVLATIVNFFNPQRLVLGGNLSEAEAFVAGLRSAIYTECLPMATDYLEIAVTRTKALGGVTGAVRIVLDHLFDATVINEALR from the coding sequence ATGACCTCGACCTTCGACACCGTGCCCGGACTCGATTCCTCGCCCGGCGGCATCCTGAACCTCGTGCGGTCGGGCTCGTCGTCGTCGCGTGCCGAGATCGCCCGGCTCGCGGGCCTCGCGCCGTCAACCGTCACCGCCCGGGTCGAGCAATTGGTCAGGCACGGTTACCTGCGCGAGGCCGGTCCGGGCAGCTCCCGGGGCGGGCGTCGCCCCACGCAGCTCGAGGTGAACCCCACGACCGGAGGGGTCATCGGCGTCGACCTCGGCGCCCGGCACGCCTCCTTCGGGCTCTTCGACATGGCCGGAGAGCTGCTCGCCGAGCGCCACCTCGATATGGACATCGCCGACGGACCGGAGAGAATCCTGCAGTGGATCGCCGACGTGGCGGCGACGATGGTGGCGGAGCATGCGGCACCGGGCCAGGTGCTCCGCGGCATTGGCGTCGGCCTCCCCGGCCCCGTCGACTTCCCCGGCCGGCGCCTCGTCTCGCCCTCGCGTATGCCGGGCTGGAACGGCCTCGACGCCGGGGCCCGGCTGAGCGAGCTCGCCGGCGTGCCGGTCATCGCCGACAACGACGCCAACCTCATGGCCCTCGGCGAGTACTCGAGCGCGCCAGACGACGTCAAGCACCTCGTCTTCCTGAAGGCCGGGTCGAGCATCGGCTGCGGCGTGATCGCGTCGGGCTCGCTGTACCACGGCTTCCGCGGCATGGCGGGCGACATCAGCCACGTCTCGGTGCCGAACGCGCCGGCCACGCTCTGCTCCTGCGGCCGGGTCGGCTGCCTCGACGTCGTCGCCGGCGGGGCCGCCATCGTGACGAGCCTTCGTGCGGCCGGCGTCGAGGTCGCCGACACCCGGGAAGTGCTGGTCATGGCCGGCAACGGACATCCGCTCGCCACGCAGATGCTGCGAGAGGCGGGCACCCGCACCGGCGGAGTGCTCGCCACGATAGTGAACTTCTTCAATCCGCAACGACTCGTGCTCGGCGGCAACCTCAGCGAGGCCGAGGCGTTCGTCGCCGGCCTGCGTTCCGCCATCTACACCGAGTGCCTCCCCATGGCGACCGACTACCTCGAGATCGCCGTCACGCGCACGAAGGCGCTCGGCGGCGTGACCGGCGCGGTCCGCATCGTGCTCGACCACCTGTTCGACGCCACGGTCATCAACGAGGCGCTTCGCTGA
- a CDS encoding endonuclease/exonuclease/phosphatase family protein: MSTRRIAIAALAATAVGVLAAATLGAGAAAATPPPGTGPTELRVATYNLSLNRNAPGQLVADLSSGTNAQAKTVAEIIQRANPDVVLLNEFDFVEGGIAADLFRDNYLEVSQGGADPVEYPYAFVAPSNTGIPSGFDLNNNGVIAGGDDAFGFGAFEGQFGMAVLSKYPIVLDEVRTFQHFLWKDMPGALLPDDPNTPAPADWYSPAELDVFRLSSKSHWDVPVEVNGNTVHVLASHPTPPTFDGPEDRNGLRNHDEIRFWADYVTPGKASRYISDDAGATGGLKPGESFVILGDQNADPLNGDSVDAAIQQLLEHPRITDPLPTSEGAVEASVLQAGANLTHEGDPAYDTADFNDNPAPGNLRADYVLPSRDLRVLDAGVFWPVQADPLSALTGTFPFPSSDHRLVWVDLRVHP; encoded by the coding sequence ATGTCCACGAGACGCATCGCCATCGCCGCCCTGGCGGCCACCGCCGTCGGGGTCCTCGCCGCTGCCACCCTCGGCGCCGGTGCCGCAGCCGCCACCCCTCCGCCCGGCACGGGCCCGACCGAGCTGCGCGTCGCAACGTACAACCTGTCGCTCAACCGCAACGCGCCGGGCCAGCTCGTCGCCGACCTCTCGTCCGGCACGAACGCGCAGGCGAAGACCGTCGCCGAGATCATCCAGCGCGCGAACCCCGACGTCGTGCTGCTCAACGAGTTCGACTTCGTCGAGGGCGGCATCGCGGCCGACCTCTTCCGCGACAACTACCTCGAGGTCTCGCAGGGCGGAGCCGACCCGGTCGAGTACCCGTATGCGTTCGTGGCACCCTCGAACACGGGCATCCCGAGCGGCTTCGACCTCAACAACAACGGCGTGATCGCCGGGGGCGACGACGCCTTCGGCTTCGGCGCGTTCGAGGGCCAGTTCGGCATGGCCGTGCTGTCGAAGTACCCGATCGTGCTCGACGAGGTGCGCACGTTCCAGCACTTCCTGTGGAAGGACATGCCGGGCGCGCTGCTGCCCGACGACCCGAACACGCCCGCGCCCGCCGACTGGTACTCCCCTGCAGAGCTCGACGTGTTCCGCCTCTCGAGCAAGTCCCACTGGGACGTTCCCGTCGAGGTGAACGGCAACACCGTGCACGTGCTCGCGTCGCACCCGACGCCGCCCACGTTCGACGGGCCCGAAGACCGCAACGGCCTGCGCAATCACGACGAGATCCGCTTCTGGGCCGACTACGTCACGCCCGGCAAGGCCTCCCGGTACATCTCCGACGACGCCGGCGCGACCGGCGGGCTGAAGCCCGGCGAGTCGTTCGTGATCCTCGGCGACCAGAACGCCGACCCGCTCAACGGCGACTCGGTCGATGCCGCGATCCAGCAGCTGCTGGAGCACCCGCGTATCACCGACCCGCTGCCGACGTCGGAGGGTGCCGTCGAGGCATCCGTGCTGCAGGCCGGCGCGAACCTCACGCACGAGGGCGACCCGGCCTACGACACGGCCGACTTCAACGACAACCCGGCGCCGGGCAACCTGCGCGCCGACTACGTGCTGCCCTCGCGCGACCTGCGCGTGCTCGACGCCGGCGTGTTCTGGCCGGTGCAGGCCGACCCGCTGTCGGCCCTGACGGGCACGTTCCCGTTCCCGAGCAGCGACCACCGGCTCGTGTGGGTCGACCTTCGAGTGCACCCCTGA